One Sodalinema gerasimenkoae IPPAS B-353 DNA segment encodes these proteins:
- a CDS encoding ribbon-helix-helix protein, CopG family, protein MARTKPPSNKVLTIRLPVGELERLEEYCLKRGKTKTDVLREMIRKLRV, encoded by the coding sequence ATGGCCCGAACTAAACCCCCCTCCAATAAAGTGTTAACGATTCGTCTTCCTGTGGGAGAACTCGAACGTCTTGAGGAGTATTGCCTGAAACGGGGTAAGACCAAAACCGATGTGTTGCGGGAGATGATTCGTAAGTTGCGGGTCTAG
- a CDS encoding CPP1-like family protein produces the protein MSDQSPYEQLGVTEDASFDEIQAARSRLIGLNDDRQAVERIEMAYDAVLMDRLRLRQEGKIKVPEGIRFPERVMSPPPKSLPEPPSTRMPEWLQGAIDTPSQSDILLPAGVFAALSVFSAIGVSYVPICLALGAGASLYFLNRKEKRFGRAVLFTLVGVVVGILVGGQLAALLGSQLDPQIIAAWLTFFILWLTSSYLR, from the coding sequence ATGAGCGACCAGAGTCCTTATGAGCAGCTCGGAGTCACTGAAGACGCTTCGTTCGACGAAATTCAAGCGGCACGTAGCCGGTTGATCGGTCTTAATGACGATCGCCAAGCAGTGGAGCGCATCGAAATGGCTTACGATGCCGTCCTAATGGATCGGTTGCGATTGCGTCAGGAAGGCAAAATCAAGGTTCCCGAGGGCATTCGCTTCCCTGAGCGAGTCATGTCCCCACCGCCAAAAAGCTTACCTGAGCCACCCTCAACCCGAATGCCGGAGTGGTTGCAAGGGGCCATTGATACCCCCAGTCAGAGTGATATCCTGCTCCCGGCGGGTGTATTTGCCGCGTTAAGTGTGTTTAGTGCCATTGGTGTCAGTTATGTCCCCATTTGCCTAGCCCTGGGAGCCGGTGCAAGTTTGTATTTCCTTAACCGTAAGGAAAAGCGGTTTGGCCGCGCGGTTTTGTTCACCCTAGTGGGTGTTGTCGTCGGTATTCTCGTCGGCGGCCAGTTGGCGGCCCTCCTCGGTTCACAACTCGATCCGCAGATTATCGCCGCCTGGCTCACGTTCTTCATTCTCTGGCTCACATCGAGCTATCTACGCTAG
- a CDS encoding HAD family hydrolase: MTRAVAQNRHITQDVGLIADFDGPIADVSERYYRVYHECLNRMEDEETSTQRLSKSEFWGLKRARVPEREIGQRSGLNPEQAREFAKLRRQLVHSQPYLKYDQLIPGAIAALERAQEAGLELTLMTMRRERELAEALSRFDVGRFFPEERRYCMGDNDVKTADTQDKPRLMARAIKELPQYKKLWMVGDTEADAIAANSQGIQFIGVLSGIRDRPSLQAQHPHKIVNTLSDAVDVLLDTLSVKG, translated from the coding sequence ATGACTCGCGCCGTTGCCCAAAACCGCCATATCACCCAGGATGTGGGACTGATCGCTGATTTTGATGGACCGATCGCCGATGTCTCAGAGCGCTATTATCGGGTCTATCATGAATGTTTGAACCGGATGGAGGATGAGGAGACCTCGACACAACGCCTCTCCAAGTCTGAGTTTTGGGGACTTAAACGCGCTCGCGTCCCTGAACGAGAGATTGGCCAACGTTCCGGCCTAAATCCTGAGCAAGCGCGAGAATTTGCCAAGTTGCGCCGTCAGTTGGTGCATAGCCAGCCTTATCTTAAGTATGATCAGTTAATTCCGGGGGCGATCGCCGCCCTAGAACGGGCCCAGGAGGCGGGACTTGAACTGACGCTGATGACGATGCGTCGGGAACGGGAACTGGCCGAGGCCCTCTCTCGTTTCGATGTGGGGCGTTTTTTTCCCGAGGAACGTCGCTATTGTATGGGGGACAATGATGTTAAAACAGCGGACACTCAGGATAAACCCCGTCTGATGGCCCGGGCGATTAAAGAACTTCCCCAATACAAGAAACTCTGGATGGTGGGCGATACAGAAGCGGATGCGATCGCCGCCAACAGTCAAGGAATTCAGTTTATTGGTGTGCTGTCCGGGATTCGCGATCGCCCGTCTTTGCAAGCACAGCACCCCCATAAAATTGTCAACACTCTCAGCGATGCAGTGGATGTTCTCCTCGATACCCTTAGCGTGAAGGGGTAA
- a CDS encoding ATP-binding protein — MSRSLLQKLFSQADIKTTVRQLTQQLRIEVAIEDTRGKIVFTTASKNDEGWLSQVLLNVKKNSNKTATIESSLSLRSQSIEVNGKTLGWLHSDQDSPVFHHVLTCLARQQSEKTSLARELLERYQEIDLFYEISTQVTASLDLNQLAQLVLREVENTLPSSAAAIWLLDEDDRQLRLLSQLGITLPWSNPLPLEQTILGAVLQGGQGEIVNDVDCDHRSMPMDRPISSLLCVPLHVQSRIIGLMAVVHEQGTVYDAEHLKLLTLFSVQTAIAIDKALLYQQSRRTALNAQKQAQQLQETLEELQQAQAHLVQSEKMSSLGQMVAGIAHEINNPVNFINGNLDHARNYTQDLLELINLYRQCYPQAQPEIEDLIQEIDLDFLEKDLPKLIRSMKMGIERIQEIVLSLKNFSRIDRDRPQLADLHVSLDSTLLILNHRIKAKGDRPEVQINCDYQDLPEVKCYAGQLNQVFINTVANAIDAMEEANIEHPTLWLRTKLQDNRWAIVEIADNGPGMSEEVRSQIYDPFFTTKALGKGTGLGLAITRQIVVDKHYGRLLCDSSPGGGTLFSIWIPLSPDLGDPPSSSHPEVESVSLTNTQSLNPSESSSTMVFDDCQKLMERLALENPNLQDMTADDIYEMFTSIPILLKLYRVLINSPFIESPPPS, encoded by the coding sequence ATGAGCCGATCGCTTCTCCAAAAACTTTTTAGTCAAGCAGATATTAAGACAACAGTCCGCCAGCTCACCCAGCAGTTGAGGATCGAGGTTGCGATTGAAGACACTCGTGGAAAAATCGTCTTCACCACCGCCTCTAAAAATGACGAAGGCTGGTTATCACAAGTACTATTAAATGTCAAGAAAAATAGCAACAAAACAGCTACTATTGAGAGCAGCTTATCCCTAAGGTCTCAGTCCATTGAGGTCAATGGCAAAACCCTCGGTTGGCTCCATAGTGACCAAGATTCCCCCGTTTTCCATCACGTTCTGACCTGTCTGGCCCGTCAACAAAGCGAGAAAACCTCTCTGGCGCGAGAACTCCTAGAACGCTATCAGGAGATAGACTTATTTTATGAAATCTCCACGCAAGTTACCGCCAGTCTGGATTTGAATCAACTGGCCCAACTGGTATTACGGGAAGTTGAAAACACCTTACCCTCAAGTGCGGCTGCGATTTGGCTGTTGGATGAAGATGATCGGCAATTGCGCTTGTTGTCTCAACTGGGAATTACCCTACCTTGGTCGAATCCCTTACCCCTAGAACAGACGATCCTGGGGGCCGTTTTGCAGGGGGGACAAGGAGAAATTGTCAACGATGTGGACTGCGATCATCGCTCAATGCCGATGGATCGGCCGATTTCTTCACTGCTTTGTGTTCCGCTTCATGTACAATCACGCATCATCGGTTTGATGGCCGTTGTTCATGAACAGGGAACCGTCTATGATGCCGAACACCTCAAACTCCTGACCTTGTTTTCCGTGCAAACGGCGATCGCCATCGATAAGGCCCTACTCTATCAACAAAGTCGTCGCACCGCTCTCAACGCTCAGAAACAGGCCCAGCAATTACAAGAGACCCTCGAAGAGTTGCAACAGGCCCAAGCTCATTTGGTGCAGAGCGAGAAAATGTCCAGTTTAGGACAGATGGTCGCGGGAATTGCTCATGAGATCAACAATCCTGTTAATTTCATCAATGGGAACTTAGACCATGCTCGGAACTATACCCAGGATTTGTTAGAGTTGATTAACCTCTATCGTCAATGTTATCCCCAGGCTCAACCTGAAATTGAGGATCTCATTCAGGAGATTGACCTCGATTTTTTGGAGAAAGACTTACCCAAGCTGATTCGTTCGATGAAAATGGGGATTGAGCGGATTCAGGAGATTGTCCTGTCGTTGAAGAACTTTTCTCGGATTGATCGCGATCGCCCCCAACTGGCCGATCTCCATGTGAGCCTCGACAGCACCCTCCTCATCCTCAATCATCGCATTAAAGCCAAGGGCGATCGCCCAGAAGTGCAGATCAACTGCGACTATCAGGACTTACCCGAAGTCAAATGTTACGCCGGACAACTCAACCAAGTCTTTATTAATACCGTGGCCAACGCGATCGATGCCATGGAAGAGGCGAACATCGAACATCCCACCCTTTGGCTTCGTACCAAATTGCAAGATAACCGTTGGGCCATCGTAGAAATTGCCGATAATGGCCCGGGGATGAGTGAGGAGGTGCGATCGCAGATTTATGATCCCTTTTTTACCACCAAAGCCCTGGGGAAGGGAACCGGTTTAGGTTTAGCCATCACTCGACAGATTGTTGTCGACAAGCATTACGGACGACTCCTATGTGACTCGAGTCCTGGAGGAGGAACCCTATTTAGTATCTGGATTCCCCTCAGTCCAGATCTCGGCGATCCTCCATCCTCATCTCATCCTGAAGTTGAGTCCGTTTCGCTGACGAATACGCAAAGTCTGAACCCATCTGAGTCATCCTCAACAATGGTATTCGATGACTGTCAAAAACTTATGGAACGATTAGCCTTGGAGAACCCCAACCTACAGGATATGACCGCTGATGATATTTATGAAATGTTCACCTCAATCCCTATTTTATTAAAGCTCTACCGTGTTTTAATCAATTCACCGTTTATTGAGTCTCCCCCGCCTAGTTGA
- a CDS encoding PAS domain S-box protein, which produces MSSNSENKSQEIAQLRQQIIDLEEGYLAKQTALSNVIRHIRATLDLDTIFKTTVQEVRHLLEADRVAVFEFLAETHHQTGRFIAEDVKSEYESALAQQVSDHCFGDNYSQIYSQGKAYAVADIETELISDCHRQILRHFQVRANLVLPLIKHDELWGLLCVHQCSQPRTWKRQDIEFVREVASHLDMAIQHTELFHNLEEESRQQLQKIAENAPGALYQFQRDINGVCSFPYMSPSAEAFFEVPSQAIEDDVSILFELTHPDDRPKLEASIQKSAETGNPWVWEGRMRTPSGTLKWIEGRSQPEYQADGSIIWFGWLNDITERKASERELQALVSIIENSNDFIGIGTFEGIPEYVNPAARRLVGLADENNPAAAGDVVKPKLSDCTFEDFFLPEDWQWIQDHVFTIVEETGNWRGEVRFRHMLTNESIPFDYNLFVTYAPDTKEPMGLAAIARDIRDRRAAEQSLRESEQRFRDVSEAVGEYLWEANLEGLYIYVSERSLDVLGYRHEDLLGRNAFELIYEEDIDWLRDTFTTAVERQEPFQFEYRSVTEAGEVVWIFATGIPHFDDQGNLIGYRGAGRNITERKRAEEALKQALGDLNAILDNLADGLLVTDTAGRITRFNPVLRRMFNLKTGEVLGCTCDELGLTELSQLLQQLQTTPNSQAATADVPLGGDRIGQALATKVLEPIPGQSQNAYIGSVMLIRDVTLEKEVDRMKTDFIATVSHELRTPLTSVLGFASIVLEKLEDKVFPLLPEGDRKARRYQERVRQNLNIIISEAERLTTLINDVLDIAKMESGKVEWEQEPVSVLDILERAISASSSLFEREGLTLLTDVPDTLPLVLGDGDRLIQVVINLLSNAVKFTESGDITCRARYENGQIQVEVQDTGIGIAPEDLPKVFEKFKQVGETLTDKPKGTGLGLPICKQILDHHGGQIWVESQLGQGSCFIFTLPVDASTQEQSASNLGQTPEVARRLGLVPLMQQLEDHVATTEESTPAQLGANLGKTILVVDDDEHVRELLRQSLEAQGYHVRQAKDGVEAIMEVKRSRPDLIVLDVMMPYIDGFDVAAVLKNEPQTMGIPILVLSIVEDRERGYRAGIDRYLKKPIDRQGFLKEVGSLLSQGSSHKKVLVVDEDASSLKVISEILGAQGYTVSKASNEQECVDQAMALQPDIIAIDSEFLQQHEVVQTLRFENGLEHLVFVLLGDIEDENV; this is translated from the coding sequence ATGTCCAGTAACTCCGAAAACAAAAGTCAAGAAATTGCCCAACTTCGTCAACAAATTATCGACTTAGAGGAGGGCTACTTAGCGAAACAAACAGCCCTTTCTAATGTGATTCGTCATATTCGGGCAACCCTTGACTTAGACACCATTTTTAAAACCACAGTACAGGAAGTTCGCCATCTATTAGAAGCAGATCGTGTCGCTGTTTTTGAATTTTTAGCTGAAACTCATCATCAGACAGGACGATTTATTGCAGAAGACGTTAAATCGGAGTATGAATCAGCCTTAGCCCAACAGGTGAGTGACCACTGCTTTGGTGACAATTATTCCCAAATCTATAGTCAAGGAAAAGCCTACGCCGTTGCCGATATTGAAACTGAATTGATTAGTGACTGTCATCGCCAAATTCTTAGGCATTTCCAGGTTCGCGCCAACCTAGTCCTCCCCTTAATTAAACATGATGAACTGTGGGGATTACTCTGTGTTCACCAATGTTCTCAACCCCGAACTTGGAAACGACAGGATATTGAATTCGTGCGTGAGGTGGCTTCCCATTTGGATATGGCCATTCAACATACAGAACTCTTCCATAATCTAGAAGAAGAAAGCCGGCAGCAACTGCAAAAGATTGCTGAAAATGCACCGGGGGCCCTCTATCAATTCCAACGAGATATCAACGGTGTGTGTAGTTTCCCCTATATGTCTCCTAGTGCCGAGGCGTTTTTTGAAGTACCCAGCCAAGCCATAGAAGATGATGTCTCAATTCTGTTTGAACTAACTCACCCAGACGATCGCCCAAAACTAGAAGCCTCCATCCAAAAATCCGCAGAAACGGGGAATCCTTGGGTTTGGGAGGGGCGAATGAGGACGCCATCCGGGACTCTTAAATGGATTGAAGGGCGATCGCAGCCGGAATATCAAGCGGATGGCTCGATTATCTGGTTTGGCTGGCTTAACGATATCACCGAACGGAAGGCATCCGAGCGCGAGTTACAGGCTCTAGTCTCGATTATCGAGAATAGCAACGATTTTATTGGCATTGGAACCTTTGAGGGGATTCCTGAATATGTCAACCCAGCGGCACGGCGATTGGTGGGCCTGGCGGATGAGAATAACCCCGCCGCTGCTGGAGATGTCGTGAAACCCAAGTTGAGCGATTGCACCTTTGAGGACTTTTTCTTACCCGAGGACTGGCAATGGATTCAAGATCATGTCTTTACCATTGTCGAAGAGACGGGAAATTGGCGGGGGGAGGTCAGGTTCCGTCATATGCTTACGAATGAGTCAATTCCCTTTGACTATAACCTCTTTGTCACCTATGCCCCCGATACGAAAGAACCCATGGGGTTAGCGGCGATCGCCCGAGATATCCGCGATCGCCGAGCCGCCGAACAGTCCTTGCGGGAGAGTGAGCAGCGGTTTCGCGATGTCTCAGAAGCCGTGGGGGAATATCTCTGGGAAGCCAATCTGGAGGGACTCTATATCTATGTCAGTGAGCGATCGCTCGACGTTTTAGGGTATCGCCACGAGGATCTCCTCGGCCGTAATGCCTTTGAATTGATCTACGAGGAAGATATTGATTGGCTGCGTGACACCTTCACCACCGCAGTTGAACGTCAAGAGCCATTTCAATTTGAATATCGTAGCGTGACGGAAGCAGGAGAGGTCGTCTGGATTTTCGCCACGGGTATCCCCCACTTTGATGATCAAGGGAATCTCATCGGCTATCGGGGTGCGGGACGGAATATCACAGAACGCAAACGAGCCGAAGAAGCCTTAAAACAGGCCCTCGGGGATCTCAATGCAATTTTGGACAACCTCGCTGATGGCCTCCTAGTCACCGATACCGCTGGACGCATTACCCGCTTTAACCCCGTCTTGCGGCGAATGTTTAATCTTAAAACTGGGGAGGTCTTAGGCTGTACCTGCGATGAATTAGGATTAACGGAACTTAGCCAACTGCTGCAACAACTCCAAACCACCCCCAACTCCCAAGCCGCCACCGCCGATGTCCCCCTCGGGGGCGATCGCATTGGTCAAGCCTTGGCCACAAAAGTCTTAGAGCCAATTCCCGGTCAATCACAGAACGCCTATATTGGCTCTGTCATGTTAATTCGTGATGTCACCCTAGAGAAAGAAGTCGATCGCATGAAAACCGACTTCATCGCCACCGTCTCCCATGAATTGCGGACTCCCTTAACCTCGGTGTTGGGGTTTGCCTCCATTGTTTTGGAGAAATTAGAGGATAAAGTCTTTCCCCTGCTCCCCGAGGGCGATCGCAAGGCCCGACGTTATCAAGAACGGGTGCGTCAGAACCTTAATATCATCATCTCCGAAGCCGAACGACTCACCACCCTCATTAACGATGTCTTGGATATCGCCAAAATGGAATCGGGCAAAGTCGAGTGGGAACAAGAACCCGTCTCGGTTTTGGACATCTTAGAGCGAGCGATTTCTGCCAGTTCTTCCCTCTTTGAGCGGGAGGGGTTAACCCTCCTCACCGACGTTCCAGACACGCTGCCTCTAGTCTTGGGAGATGGCGATCGCCTCATCCAAGTAGTCATTAATCTACTCTCCAACGCCGTCAAGTTCACCGAGTCCGGCGACATCACCTGTCGGGCCCGCTACGAAAACGGCCAAATTCAGGTTGAGGTTCAAGATACCGGCATTGGTATTGCTCCAGAAGACTTACCCAAAGTCTTTGAGAAATTCAAACAAGTTGGGGAAACCCTTACCGACAAACCCAAAGGGACGGGGTTGGGCCTCCCCATCTGTAAACAGATTTTGGATCATCACGGCGGCCAGATTTGGGTAGAAAGTCAATTGGGCCAGGGAAGTTGTTTTATCTTCACTCTCCCCGTTGACGCCTCAACCCAGGAGCAGTCAGCCTCGAATTTAGGTCAAACTCCCGAAGTGGCACGACGGTTAGGCTTAGTTCCCTTGATGCAGCAACTCGAAGACCATGTGGCGACAACAGAAGAGTCCACCCCGGCTCAACTCGGGGCAAACCTGGGCAAAACCATCTTAGTGGTCGATGACGATGAGCATGTGCGCGAACTCCTACGCCAATCCCTAGAGGCTCAAGGCTATCACGTCCGCCAAGCCAAAGATGGCGTCGAGGCCATTATGGAGGTGAAGCGATCGCGTCCCGATTTGATTGTCTTAGATGTGATGATGCCCTATATCGACGGCTTCGATGTGGCGGCGGTGTTAAAAAATGAACCCCAAACCATGGGGATTCCCATTTTAGTCCTCTCCATCGTTGAAGATCGCGAACGCGGCTATCGAGCTGGGATTGATCGCTATCTCAAGAAACCCATTGATCGACAAGGATTTCTGAAAGAAGTCGGCTCGCTTCTCTCCCAAGGCTCATCCCATAAAAAAGTGTTAGTGGTCGATGAGGATGCCTCCAGCTTAAAGGTCATTTCAGAAATTCTAGGGGCCCAAGGCTATACTGTCTCGAAAGCCTCCAACGAACAGGAATGTGTCGATCAAGCCATGGCCCTGCAACCCGATATTATTGCCATTGACTCAGAATTTCTGCAACAACATGAGGTGGTGCAGACGTTACGATTTGAGAATGGTTTAGAACATCTCGTATTTGTCTTACTTGGGGATATTGAGGATGAAAATGTCTAG
- a CDS encoding response regulator transcription factor, whose translation MSLKILIVDDEPNIRILLEQALEDLEDEGVELLMAQNGLEALEVIQEEQPNLVFLDVMMPKKNGLEVCKTIKEDWQQADVYIIMLTAKGQELEKEEGFAVGADFYMTKPFRPKEIVAKARSVLQL comes from the coding sequence ATGTCTTTAAAAATTTTAATTGTAGATGACGAGCCAAATATCAGGATTCTCTTAGAACAAGCCCTAGAAGACCTAGAAGACGAGGGCGTAGAACTGCTAATGGCTCAGAATGGATTGGAAGCCTTGGAAGTTATTCAAGAAGAACAGCCGAATTTGGTATTCTTAGATGTGATGATGCCGAAAAAAAATGGATTAGAAGTCTGCAAAACAATTAAAGAAGATTGGCAACAAGCAGACGTTTATATCATCATGTTAACCGCCAAAGGACAGGAGCTAGAGAAAGAAGAAGGCTTCGCCGTGGGTGCCGACTTTTATATGACGAAGCCTTTTCGTCCTAAAGAGATTGTGGCTAAGGCTCGTTCCGTTTTACAGTTGTAA
- a CDS encoding GldG family protein: protein MVNRFKKYWHLLLWLGLFLSVAGLTSGAVSGSWTPVPAVLIVAGVIILGIWLIYLEMFQQGFWRRRSTEAGTNALFATAAVVLILALLNVVAVRASVRIDLTETQRFTLAPQTQTLIRNLEEPVTVWVFTSQPNERTVDLLGNYRRLAPDRFNYELVNPQESPGLVQRFNVTSVGDVFLELGEQRQYVATLDLEPLTEAQLTRSIAQLQGGDRLMVYMLQGHGEPAMLDGGEDSVSRAVRALEESAAVVNSLNLIERGTVPEDANLVAIVGPTSRLFEPEVEALETYLDAGGSLLVLVDPNTDPGLDGLLEDWGIRLDERIAIDPERWVQGFGPAAPLVLDYGTHPITEEFGRNYTIFPVARPIEYETVDGVDVTPLLFTSDASWAEADIDEGPDWEFNPERDRPGPLVLGVAARREIPLTADSPEPEVTDPPEATQEGEAVDNEAVEETLEPDETLEPEEIEEPEEIEETLEPEEPEDIEEPEEIEVEELDLTQADEVEETPEAEQEEPEPDVETREARLVVIGDSDFMTNAFFDGQLNSDFFLNSVSWLAEDDESGETLTIRPREVVDRNIMMTPRIARLLSWTALVTFPVIGFATSAVLWWTRR, encoded by the coding sequence ATGGTCAATCGTTTCAAAAAATACTGGCATCTTCTCCTTTGGCTCGGCTTATTTCTCAGCGTCGCCGGACTGACCAGTGGTGCAGTGTCCGGGAGTTGGACTCCCGTTCCCGCCGTGCTGATTGTAGCTGGGGTGATTATTTTAGGGATCTGGCTGATTTATCTGGAGATGTTTCAGCAGGGATTTTGGCGGCGGCGTTCCACTGAAGCCGGAACCAATGCTCTGTTTGCGACGGCGGCGGTGGTCCTCATCTTGGCGTTGCTCAATGTGGTGGCGGTGCGGGCCTCGGTTCGCATTGATTTGACGGAAACCCAACGCTTTACCCTGGCACCGCAAACCCAAACCCTGATTCGTAATTTAGAGGAACCGGTGACGGTGTGGGTGTTCACCTCTCAACCCAATGAGAGAACCGTAGACTTACTGGGGAACTATCGCCGTTTGGCGCCAGACCGTTTTAATTATGAGTTGGTGAACCCCCAGGAGAGTCCGGGGTTGGTGCAGCGGTTTAATGTGACCTCTGTGGGGGATGTGTTTCTGGAGTTGGGGGAGCAGCGTCAGTATGTGGCGACCCTGGATTTAGAGCCGCTGACGGAGGCCCAACTGACTCGCAGTATTGCGCAGTTGCAGGGGGGCGATCGCCTCATGGTCTATATGTTACAGGGCCATGGCGAACCGGCAATGCTTGACGGGGGAGAAGACTCGGTTTCCCGAGCGGTTCGGGCCTTAGAAGAAAGTGCGGCGGTGGTGAACTCCCTCAACTTGATTGAGCGGGGAACGGTTCCTGAGGATGCCAATCTCGTGGCAATTGTGGGCCCCACCAGTCGTTTATTTGAGCCGGAAGTGGAGGCCTTAGAGACCTATTTGGACGCGGGTGGCTCTCTGTTGGTGTTGGTTGACCCCAATACGGACCCCGGTTTAGATGGCTTACTGGAGGATTGGGGGATTCGTCTGGATGAACGGATTGCGATCGACCCTGAGCGTTGGGTGCAAGGTTTTGGCCCGGCGGCTCCCCTGGTGTTGGATTATGGAACTCATCCCATTACGGAGGAGTTTGGCCGCAATTACACCATTTTTCCGGTGGCTCGTCCCATTGAATATGAGACCGTTGATGGGGTTGATGTGACGCCGTTGTTATTTACCAGTGATGCGAGTTGGGCCGAAGCCGATATCGATGAGGGCCCCGATTGGGAGTTTAACCCGGAACGCGATCGCCCCGGTCCTCTGGTCTTAGGGGTGGCGGCTCGCCGTGAGATTCCCTTAACCGCTGATTCCCCTGAGCCGGAGGTGACTGATCCCCCAGAGGCAACTCAGGAGGGGGAGGCTGTTGATAATGAGGCGGTTGAGGAAACTCTAGAACCCGATGAAACTCTGGAACCTGAGGAGATTGAGGAACCTGAGGAGATTGAGGAAACTCTAGAACCTGAGGAACCTGAGGACATCGAGGAACCTGAGGAGATTGAGGTAGAAGAACTCGATCTAACTCAAGCCGATGAGGTGGAAGAAACTCCCGAAGCTGAGCAGGAGGAGCCTGAACCAGACGTTGAGACCCGTGAGGCTCGTTTAGTGGTGATTGGCGATTCCGACTTTATGACTAACGCCTTCTTTGATGGACAGTTGAACAGTGACTTTTTCCTAAATAGTGTCTCCTGGCTGGCGGAAGATGACGAAAGCGGCGAAACCCTAACCATCCGTCCTCGGGAGGTGGTCGATCGCAATATCATGATGACCCCTCGGATTGCACGGTTACTCAGTTGGACCGCTCTGGTCACCTTTCCGGTGATTGGCTTCGCCACCAGTGCCGTTCTTTGGTGGACTCGTCGTTAA
- a CDS encoding ABC transporter permease, translated as MRLIIANIIAIYRKELQGYFASPLAMAVAGIFWLISGFFYITILLDPQRGILAQVAAQAAIQQELGSQRPPLDVPYEFLQFFLGTVASLSLFILPILSMGLYAEERKGGTLELLATSPLYNWTVATGKLLGVLTFYITMTAPLLLYEAITFSVAEPAFPATIPLLGHLGLILLAGSILSLGMFISSLTDSTILSAVLTFALVLVLWIMNLIAANVPGPLGEALAHLSILENYSSLIQGVVDVGSLVLFASYIVLGIFLTAQSIETLRFQQN; from the coding sequence ATGCGTTTAATTATTGCTAATATCATCGCCATTTATCGCAAGGAACTACAAGGTTATTTCGCCTCCCCCTTAGCCATGGCCGTCGCCGGGATTTTCTGGCTCATTTCCGGCTTTTTCTATATCACCATCCTCCTCGATCCACAGCGAGGGATTCTCGCCCAGGTTGCTGCTCAAGCCGCCATCCAGCAAGAACTCGGGAGCCAGCGCCCTCCCCTGGATGTTCCCTATGAATTTCTGCAATTCTTCCTGGGAACCGTGGCTTCCTTATCGCTGTTTATTCTGCCCATTTTATCCATGGGACTCTATGCCGAAGAACGCAAAGGAGGAACCCTAGAACTTCTCGCCACCTCACCCCTGTATAACTGGACTGTCGCCACTGGAAAACTTCTGGGAGTGCTGACCTTTTATATCACCATGACCGCACCCCTGCTGCTCTATGAAGCCATCACCTTTAGCGTCGCCGAACCGGCCTTTCCCGCCACCATTCCCCTCCTGGGTCATTTGGGTTTGATTCTGCTGGCGGGTAGTATTCTCTCATTGGGGATGTTTATTTCCTCACTCACCGATAGCACCATTCTCTCCGCCGTCCTCACCTTCGCGTTGGTGCTGGTGTTGTGGATTATGAACCTCATCGCCGCCAACGTACCCGGCCCCCTCGGCGAGGCGTTGGCACACCTGTCGATTTTGGAAAATTACAGTAGCTTAATTCAGGGTGTTGTCGATGTGGGTAGCTTGGTTCTGTTTGCCAGCTATATTGTGTTAGGCATTTTCCTCACCGCTCAATCCATCGAAACCCTCCGCTTCCAGCAAAACTAA